One region of Pyramidobacter sp. YE332 genomic DNA includes:
- a CDS encoding zinc ribbon domain-containing protein, producing MKKCAYCGSEFDGALHECPYCGGRAADHICKNCGAEYDGAACPQCGVRADDEGQRCPRCGARMFKGECSSCGYIADRSRAAVAEVKKVGSTVASMAGTFFLCLVGFVLPFVSNLAFFYGKKRGSLVKWLSFGYSLFYIAAMLNSEQSPEKDASLGPILAGLTALSLVAVVFRVWKQRGSEKND from the coding sequence ATGAAGAAGTGTGCATACTGCGGCTCCGAATTCGACGGAGCCCTGCACGAATGTCCCTATTGCGGCGGGCGCGCGGCGGATCACATCTGCAAAAACTGCGGCGCCGAGTACGACGGCGCGGCCTGTCCGCAGTGCGGCGTGCGGGCCGACGACGAAGGGCAGAGGTGCCCCCGCTGCGGCGCGCGCATGTTCAAAGGCGAGTGCTCGTCCTGCGGTTATATCGCCGACCGTTCCAGGGCGGCGGTCGCCGAGGTGAAAAAGGTGGGCAGTACGGTAGCCTCCATGGCGGGAACGTTTTTTCTCTGTCTTGTGGGCTTTGTGTTGCCGTTCGTCAGCAACCTGGCGTTTTTCTATGGCAAAAAGCGCGGCTCCTTGGTCAAATGGCTGTCTTTTGGATACAGCCTCTTTTATATTGCCGCCATGCTGAACTCGGAGCAGTCCCCGGAGAAAGACGCTTCTCTCGGGCCGATACTGGCCGGTCTGACCGCGCTCTCGCTGGTTGCCGTGGTTTTCCGCGTCTGGAAGCAGCGGGGATCGGAGAAAAACGATTAA
- a CDS encoding D-aminoacylase, whose protein sequence is MIRNGTVIDGTRTTRRKSDVGVRHGKIVAVAPQIEEEAKETIDASGKIVAPGFIDIHSHSDMSPFFTNQKMQSKLYQGITLEIVGNCGISCLPTDDASREAITRLISSGLELPMDGRTVEDDSLSDYAEHLKRCPAATNIGVLVGHGTLRGMVMGFGMRKPTFEEQKHMERVLERELSEGAFGMSLGLIYPPSSYGAIDEFVALGKVLKRHDAILTVHMRSESTKIFEAVDEMLEVARHSGVHVEISHLKLIGKPQWGRSKELLAKIRAAREEGLNITCDQYPYTATSTGMSALVPAWAHDGGSDEMCKRLASPTEELLSETESEIERRGGAHAVLVVSTHGRLPQYEGKRLDEIAADMELPPAQAVVRLLRASDGGVPCCYFSLSEDDMLHIMREQFVCIGSDGYAMTYDRHFLGTNPHPRSFGTFPRYFQTIREHRLMSLEDAVYKATMLPAQILGLKDRGVIAVDKIADITVFDAAEISDRATYTDSPQKPAGICAVVIDGRVAFKNGEQTGDNIGHLVVHK, encoded by the coding sequence TTGATTCGAAACGGTACCGTCATTGACGGAACACGAACGACGCGGCGGAAATCAGACGTTGGCGTCCGCCATGGAAAGATCGTCGCGGTCGCCCCGCAGATCGAAGAAGAAGCAAAGGAGACGATCGACGCCTCTGGAAAAATCGTCGCTCCTGGATTCATCGATATCCATTCCCACTCCGACATGAGTCCCTTTTTCACCAATCAGAAAATGCAGAGTAAACTCTATCAAGGCATCACGCTCGAGATTGTCGGAAACTGCGGCATCTCGTGTCTGCCGACCGACGACGCTTCACGCGAGGCGATCACTCGCCTCATCTCTTCAGGTCTCGAACTGCCGATGGATGGCAGGACCGTCGAGGACGATTCTCTGTCGGATTATGCCGAACACCTGAAACGTTGCCCAGCCGCGACAAATATCGGCGTCCTTGTCGGTCACGGCACACTTCGCGGCATGGTCATGGGATTTGGCATGCGAAAACCGACTTTCGAGGAACAGAAACATATGGAGCGCGTGCTTGAGCGGGAACTTAGCGAAGGCGCATTTGGCATGTCGCTCGGCCTGATTTATCCGCCCAGTTCGTACGGCGCGATTGACGAGTTCGTCGCGTTGGGCAAAGTGCTTAAAAGGCACGATGCGATCCTTACTGTTCATATGCGCAGCGAGAGCACGAAAATCTTTGAAGCGGTCGATGAAATGCTCGAAGTGGCGCGCCATTCCGGCGTCCACGTCGAGATTTCCCATCTCAAGTTGATCGGCAAACCGCAATGGGGCCGTTCCAAAGAGCTCCTTGCAAAAATCAGAGCGGCCCGCGAAGAAGGATTGAATATCACGTGCGACCAGTATCCATATACCGCAACGTCGACAGGCATGTCGGCCTTGGTTCCTGCCTGGGCCCATGATGGCGGTTCGGATGAAATGTGCAAACGCCTTGCGTCTCCGACGGAAGAATTGCTCTCTGAAACGGAATCGGAAATCGAACGCCGCGGCGGCGCCCATGCGGTTCTGGTCGTTTCCACGCACGGCAGACTCCCGCAGTATGAAGGGAAACGCCTTGACGAGATCGCCGCGGACATGGAGCTGCCTCCGGCTCAGGCCGTCGTTCGCCTGCTGCGTGCGAGCGATGGGGGCGTTCCGTGCTGTTATTTCAGCCTTTCGGAAGACGATATGCTGCACATTATGCGCGAGCAGTTCGTCTGTATCGGATCGGACGGTTACGCGATGACCTATGACCGCCATTTTCTTGGGACGAACCCGCACCCGCGCAGTTTCGGCACCTTTCCCCGTTATTTCCAGACGATCAGGGAACATCGGCTGATGAGCCTCGAAGACGCTGTTTACAAGGCTACAATGCTTCCGGCGCAAATCCTCGGCCTGAAGGACCGCGGCGTGATTGCCGTCGATAAGATCGCGGATATAACCGTTTTCGATGCGGCCGAAATTAGCGACCGCGCCACGTACACCGATTCCCCGCAGAAACCGGCAGGCATTTGCGCGGTTGTGATCGACGGCCGTGTCGCGTTCAAAAATGGCGAACAGACTGGCGATAACATCGGACACCTTGTTGTCCATAAATAA
- a CDS encoding TRAP transporter large permease subunit: MLGPYALIPEESLWALIPLAVYILVSFRPKVHALTIAMIACLFGYILTGQTPAMTGALVVKSLGSTLGLIGFIIMCGAGLGSVMSEARVSHTIVYWIVKYIGVTTEKRAILCVIVTTTLVCGLLGTLAGGCAIVAPILIPIVAAAGLKPATVACLFQSSGETGLIWGPFTGPTVALLAITHLSYGRMMLWAALPYGLIWLTVIYFCGLRIQHDPSYDERYELDTAEQTTLGITAQEKRVTLAFLIGFVGLLTFSMITHQKTAFTVFVMLALALVICLFKSLDMSVMFRAFAKGMGSMAGTFLLFILLNMMLEYINYGHGFEALGKILVSFAGEGSRMMVVIMGTLVGSFGVNGGAVAQLQVTHDLFASAVKTASVPMEFWALALICGSRVTTSIYPGSNMIAPMGLARSESLKAMLFGGWSVSMTSIAFIIVWSWFAMPIFFPI, encoded by the coding sequence ATGTTGGGGCCTTATGCGTTGATTCCTGAAGAATCGTTATGGGCATTGATTCCGCTTGCAGTATACATTCTTGTTTCGTTCCGTCCGAAAGTTCACGCGCTGACGATCGCGATGATCGCCTGTCTGTTTGGTTATATTCTGACGGGACAAACCCCCGCCATGACGGGAGCTCTCGTTGTGAAATCGCTGGGATCGACGCTCGGTCTGATCGGCTTCATCATCATGTGCGGCGCCGGGCTCGGCAGTGTCATGAGCGAGGCGCGTGTAAGCCATACGATCGTGTATTGGATCGTCAAATATATCGGCGTGACGACTGAAAAACGTGCCATTCTCTGTGTGATCGTCACAACAACGCTTGTCTGCGGTCTGCTGGGAACCTTGGCGGGCGGTTGTGCTATCGTCGCCCCCATCCTCATTCCTATTGTAGCGGCGGCAGGATTGAAACCTGCCACGGTGGCCTGTCTTTTCCAATCATCCGGCGAAACGGGTCTGATCTGGGGACCATTCACGGGACCGACTGTCGCTCTCCTTGCGATTACGCATCTGAGCTACGGTCGTATGATGCTGTGGGCCGCGCTTCCTTATGGTCTCATTTGGCTCACGGTCATCTACTTCTGCGGTCTGCGAATTCAACACGACCCAAGTTACGACGAAAGATACGAGCTCGACACCGCCGAACAGACGACGCTCGGCATCACCGCTCAGGAAAAGCGCGTGACACTGGCGTTCCTAATTGGCTTTGTCGGACTTCTGACGTTTTCGATGATCACCCATCAAAAAACGGCGTTCACGGTGTTCGTCATGCTGGCTCTGGCTCTCGTGATCTGCCTTTTCAAGTCCCTCGATATGTCAGTCATGTTCCGGGCGTTTGCCAAAGGCATGGGCTCCATGGCCGGCACATTTCTTCTCTTTATCTTGTTGAACATGATGCTCGAATACATCAATTATGGTCATGGCTTTGAAGCTCTTGGCAAAATCCTTGTTTCGTTTGCAGGCGAGGGAAGCCGCATGATGGTTGTCATTATGGGCACATTGGTCGGCTCTTTCGGCGTCAATGGCGGCGCCGTCGCGCAGCTGCAAGTTACGCACGATTTGTTCGCCAGCGCCGTGAAAACAGCCTCCGTCCCCATGGAGTTCTGGGCTCTGGCGTTGATTTGCGGTTCCCGCGTCACAACGTCGATCTATCCCGGATCGAACATGATCGCTCCAATGGGACTGGCGCGCAGCGAAAGTCTGAAAGCCATGCTGTTCGGCGGCTGGTCAGTATCTATGACGTCAATCGCGTTCATCATCGTGTGGTCATGGTTTGCGATGCCGATTTTCTTCCCGATATAA
- a CDS encoding gamma-glutamyltransferase, translating into MDGSSLAAAPGGTRIITTVLQVISNVIDHKMPINKAVSAPRVHMQWLPDELRVEPMNGLSGGTVDSLLSMGYSLPLKSYMGDVNAILIDPESGEMTGSHDSRHEF; encoded by the coding sequence ATGGACGGATCTTCGCTTGCGGCAGCCCCCGGAGGCACCCGCATCATCACCACCGTCCTGCAGGTGATCTCCAATGTGATCGACCATAAAATGCCCATCAACAAGGCGGTCAGCGCTCCCCGGGTGCATATGCAGTGGCTGCCCGACGAGCTGCGCGTGGAACCGATGAACGGCCTCAGCGGCGGAACCGTCGACAGTCTGCTCTCCATGGGCTACTCGCTGCCGCTCAAATCCTACATGGGCGACGTCAACGCCATCCTGATCGATCCCGAGAGCGGAGAAATGACGGGGAGCCATGATTCGCGTCACGAGTTTTGA
- the rsmG gene encoding 16S rRNA (guanine(527)-N(7))-methyltransferase RsmG, whose translation MEIQPLPPLPELSAETLTRLRRYASLLSVANERVRLTGPHDEETLWRDHIEDCLHMLPLLPSSGTVVDVGTGGGLPGAVLAVCRPDLEFTLLDSLSRKSKALAEIVAGLNLSNAEVVCARSEDFAAARREQYDAAVVRAVSEAGVIAEYLAPLVREGGVLIAMKGSSVGEELAPLEGRWNVLGLNEPKLYEYDIKDHKSYMLLWKKSAPCPAVYPRKPGRAEKKPWWR comes from the coding sequence ATGGAGATTCAACCGTTGCCGCCGCTCCCCGAACTGTCCGCGGAAACGCTGACGCGGCTGCGCCGCTACGCTTCGCTGTTGTCTGTCGCCAACGAGCGAGTGCGGCTGACGGGACCTCACGACGAGGAAACGCTGTGGCGCGACCACATCGAAGACTGTCTGCACATGCTGCCGCTATTGCCGTCCTCAGGTACGGTCGTCGACGTCGGTACCGGCGGCGGTCTGCCCGGCGCCGTCCTGGCCGTTTGCCGCCCCGATCTGGAATTCACGCTGCTGGACAGTCTTTCGCGCAAGAGCAAGGCCCTTGCAGAAATTGTCGCTGGGCTGAACCTTTCCAACGCGGAAGTGGTCTGCGCGCGCTCGGAGGATTTCGCCGCCGCGCGTCGCGAGCAGTACGACGCCGCCGTGGTGCGGGCCGTCAGCGAAGCCGGCGTCATCGCCGAATATCTAGCGCCGTTGGTGCGCGAAGGCGGCGTGCTAATCGCCATGAAGGGCAGTTCCGTCGGCGAAGAGCTGGCGCCGCTGGAAGGCCGCTGGAACGTGCTTGGCCTCAACGAGCCGAAACTTTACGAATACGACATCAAAGATCACAAGAGCTACATGCTTCTCTGGAAGAAAAGCGCGCCCTGCCCCGCGGTTTATCCGCGCAAGCCCGGGCGGGCCGAAAAAAAACCGTGGTGGAGGTGA
- a CDS encoding AAA family ATPase, whose protein sequence is MKTIAVINQKGGVGKTTTCVNLASELGAMRKKVLVVDADPQGNASSGLGFQFDDSVSLYDLVVGNEDPKWALHSTSAKNVSLIASNINLVGADLEMGSLQGREFRLREALRKLENDFDVVLVDCPPSLGLLTVNALAAANRLLVPVQCEYYSMQGLSLLARTVQMVREQGINQGAQIDAILLTMYNPNLRLTREIETQIRDVFGEHVLKTVIPRNIDLAAAPAQGLAIRDYVRSSRGGQAYHDLALEVKRLWL, encoded by the coding sequence ATGAAGACTATCGCGGTCATCAATCAGAAAGGCGGCGTCGGCAAGACGACGACCTGCGTCAATCTCGCTTCCGAACTCGGCGCCATGCGCAAAAAGGTGCTCGTCGTCGACGCGGACCCTCAAGGCAACGCGTCCAGCGGTCTCGGCTTTCAGTTCGACGACTCCGTGTCGCTTTATGACCTTGTCGTCGGCAATGAAGATCCCAAGTGGGCGCTGCATTCGACCAGCGCCAAAAACGTCTCGCTGATCGCCTCGAACATCAATCTGGTCGGCGCCGATCTGGAAATGGGCAGCCTTCAAGGAAGGGAGTTCCGCCTGCGCGAAGCGCTACGCAAGCTCGAAAACGACTTCGACGTCGTCCTCGTCGACTGCCCGCCGTCGCTGGGGCTGCTTACCGTCAACGCGCTGGCCGCCGCCAACCGCCTGTTGGTGCCCGTACAGTGCGAATATTACTCCATGCAGGGACTCAGCCTGCTCGCGCGCACCGTGCAGATGGTCCGCGAGCAGGGCATCAACCAGGGCGCGCAGATCGACGCGATTCTGCTCACCATGTACAACCCAAATCTGCGCCTCACGCGCGAGATCGAGACGCAAATCCGCGACGTCTTCGGCGAGCACGTGCTGAAGACCGTGATCCCCCGCAACATCGACCTGGCGGCAGCCCCCGCGCAGGGACTGGCTATCCGCGACTACGTCCGTTCCAGCCGCGGCGGCCAAGCCTATCACGATCTGGCATTGGAGGTCAAAAGACTATGGCTGTAA
- a CDS encoding ParB/RepB/Spo0J family partition protein, which yields MAVNRKNTAAAQAAKKSAASAKSIIQSGRGLGALLAKQNVSRVPQNSEMAPLADIEPNPNQPRKLFDSATLRELAASIKVHGLLQPLIVTPAPAKSAKKYRIVAGERRFHACELAELSEVPVRIVRGDEQLLSEIALVENLQREDLTVLETANALKVLMEKHRLTQNQLAERIGWSRSVVANKLRILSLPQGALDQIAAGNLSEGHAKALLSLKEPQKFLEELVADCIAHHWSVHNLQKRIDSLNSRRVTVLYKAPQLDPWRPKGALKVARRLGLSFSVLGNERENRVVINGMRREQVERLFALLDREADFMSGDPDSK from the coding sequence ATGGCTGTAAATCGCAAAAATACCGCCGCGGCCCAGGCCGCGAAGAAATCCGCCGCTTCCGCGAAGTCCATCATCCAGTCTGGCCGCGGCCTCGGCGCGCTGCTGGCCAAGCAAAACGTGAGCCGCGTCCCCCAGAACAGCGAAATGGCCCCGCTGGCCGATATCGAGCCCAATCCCAATCAGCCCCGCAAGCTTTTCGACAGCGCGACGCTGCGCGAACTGGCCGCATCCATCAAAGTTCACGGGCTGCTCCAACCGCTGATCGTCACCCCCGCGCCTGCCAAGAGCGCAAAGAAATACCGCATCGTCGCCGGCGAACGCCGCTTTCACGCCTGCGAGCTGGCCGAACTCTCGGAAGTGCCCGTGCGCATCGTCCGGGGCGACGAACAACTCCTCAGCGAGATCGCCCTTGTAGAGAACCTTCAGCGCGAAGATCTGACCGTGCTCGAGACCGCCAACGCTCTCAAGGTCTTGATGGAGAAGCATCGGCTCACCCAGAACCAACTGGCCGAGCGCATCGGTTGGAGCCGCAGTGTCGTGGCCAACAAGCTCCGCATCCTCTCGCTGCCCCAGGGCGCGCTGGATCAGATCGCCGCCGGCAACCTCAGCGAAGGGCACGCCAAAGCCCTGCTGTCTCTGAAGGAACCGCAGAAATTTCTTGAAGAGCTTGTAGCAGACTGCATCGCGCACCATTGGTCCGTTCACAACCTGCAAAAACGCATCGACTCCCTCAACAGCCGCCGTGTTACCGTCCTTTACAAGGCTCCCCAGCTTGACCCCTGGCGCCCCAAAGGAGCGCTGAAAGTGGCACGCCGTCTTGGCCTGTCTTTCAGCGTTCTCGGCAACGAGAGAGAAAACCGCGTCGTCATCAACGGCATGCGCCGTGAGCAAGTGGAGCGTCTTTTCGCCCTGCTGGACCGCGAAGCCGATTTTATGAGCGGAGATCCGGACAGTAAATAA
- a CDS encoding HIT domain-containing protein has translation METLMAPWRYTYLNSAKSDGKSCIFCDFPTDGSDDRKHFIVFRGTHCFVILNAYPYSSGHLMVIPYRHTTDLSSFTPEESLEFHDLIARAIESLKGAFHPDGFNVGINIGAAAGAGIDTHIHCHVVPRWNGDSNFMGAIGDVKVVPISLEETWERCCSCWR, from the coding sequence ATGGAAACACTCATGGCCCCATGGAGGTACACGTACCTCAACTCCGCCAAAAGCGACGGCAAGAGCTGTATCTTCTGCGATTTCCCCACCGACGGCAGCGACGACAGAAAGCACTTCATCGTCTTTCGCGGCACACACTGCTTTGTGATTCTCAACGCCTACCCTTACAGCTCGGGGCATCTGATGGTCATCCCCTACCGCCACACGACCGACCTGAGCTCTTTCACCCCCGAAGAATCCCTCGAGTTCCACGATCTGATCGCCCGCGCCATCGAATCTCTTAAAGGCGCGTTTCATCCCGACGGTTTCAACGTCGGCATCAACATCGGCGCGGCGGCCGGCGCCGGCATCGACACCCATATCCACTGTCACGTCGTGCCGCGCTGGAACGGCGACAGCAACTTCATGGGCGCGATCGGCGACGTCAAAGTCGTCCCCATCTCCCTTGAAGAGACCTGGGAACGCTGCTGCTCGTGCTGGCGCTAG
- a CDS encoding YigZ family protein produces the protein MLALDRPCRRPAAPAVYSFKEKRSEFIAALFPAAAGDEARATLESVRKEHHGAAHNCPAWRAGYPDVEEFCSDDGEPGGTAGRPILGALQKAGLFNAVLVVTRYFGGVKLGVRGLIDAYGAAAAGVIERAGVETALPFKELELRCGYEHLAALSRAVKSAGVAENRLRTAYGTDITLTLLVAPALEERLRSLLDSYEGRQLLAAPPLWGKSYVLAAENQAGGS, from the coding sequence GTGCTGGCGCTAGATCGGCCCTGCCGTCGTCCCGCGGCCCCCGCCGTTTACAGCTTCAAGGAAAAGCGCAGCGAGTTCATCGCCGCCCTCTTCCCCGCCGCCGCGGGCGACGAAGCCCGTGCCACGCTGGAATCCGTGCGCAAGGAACATCACGGCGCCGCGCACAACTGCCCGGCATGGCGCGCCGGCTATCCCGACGTGGAAGAGTTCTGCTCCGACGACGGCGAACCGGGCGGCACCGCCGGACGGCCGATCCTTGGTGCCTTGCAGAAAGCCGGATTGTTCAACGCAGTCCTCGTCGTCACCCGCTATTTCGGCGGCGTCAAGCTCGGCGTGCGCGGCCTCATCGACGCCTACGGCGCCGCTGCGGCCGGCGTCATCGAGCGCGCCGGCGTCGAAACGGCCCTGCCCTTCAAAGAGCTGGAACTGCGCTGCGGCTACGAACATCTGGCCGCCCTCAGCCGCGCCGTCAAAAGCGCCGGCGTCGCCGAAAACCGCCTGCGTACCGCCTACGGAACGGACATCACCCTCACCCTGCTCGTCGCTCCCGCGCTCGAAGAACGCCTGCGCTCCCTGCTCGACAGCTACGAAGGGCGCCAACTGCTCGCCGCGCCGCCGCTCTGGGGAAAAAGCTACGTGCTCGCGGCGGAAAACCAAGCCGGCGGATCATGA
- a CDS encoding APC family permease has protein sequence MAVFSLKFIGFEMTPTLVEEANFPASKLWKVILSALFIPALLYSFVVLAMGGMAPWKEIAAMNMPEPELIARFGLPGILAVLAIVSGLMHAFTTLMGFWTSSARVLYGASQLNQLPKVFMKVNRYGQPFWANVVVYLFSLFFCYFSGDNWVQYIYAISSIAAGIVYFISCLDVIRLRKLHPEWKRPFRAPGGNFVFGVGMLISVWLIIGACMELDRGGYVSLGLFFALGAVVYALAAAHRRVCGYQMRVLTPDDIGKE, from the coding sequence ATGGCCGTGTTCTCGCTGAAGTTCATCGGTTTCGAAATGACGCCGACGCTGGTCGAGGAAGCCAACTTCCCCGCTTCCAAGCTGTGGAAGGTCATTTTATCCGCCCTTTTCATTCCCGCGCTGCTGTACAGCTTTGTCGTCCTCGCCATGGGCGGCATGGCGCCCTGGAAGGAAATCGCGGCCATGAACATGCCCGAACCCGAGCTGATCGCCCGTTTCGGCCTGCCCGGCATCCTTGCCGTTCTGGCCATTGTGTCCGGGCTGATGCACGCCTTTACGACGTTGATGGGGTTCTGGACTTCCAGCGCGCGCGTGCTGTACGGCGCTTCCCAGCTGAATCAGCTGCCGAAAGTGTTCATGAAGGTGAACCGCTACGGGCAGCCGTTTTGGGCCAACGTCGTCGTGTATCTGTTTTCGCTGTTCTTCTGCTACTTCAGCGGCGACAACTGGGTGCAGTATATCTACGCGATCTCCAGCATCGCCGCGGGCATCGTCTACTTTATTTCCTGCCTTGACGTGATACGTCTCAGGAAGCTGCACCCCGAATGGAAGCGTCCGTTCAGGGCCCCGGGCGGGAACTTCGTCTTCGGCGTCGGTATGCTCATTTCCGTCTGGCTGATCATCGGCGCGTGCATGGAGCTGGACCGCGGCGGATACGTCTCGTTGGGGCTTTTCTTCGCCCTTGGAGCGGTCGTCTACGCTCTCGCCGCCGCGCACCGGCGCGTCTGCGGCTATCAGATGCGCGTCCTTACGCCGGATGATATCGGCAAAGAATAA
- a CDS encoding amino acid permease has product MKDNGLKRGLSFVQVVAISSGAVIGGWLAEAPYWFQTTGAGAAFLFPLLALLLVPVGLAFGELSAMLPFAASTDVWTCNAYNNKAGFATQWMMFLIQVVEPPMMAFIFGTAINHFYPLTNDQMMIIAMLSVTLWFVLSNFNISLTGRLSNIFFFAMIVISLGVSTSFFLSGHWSFDNIRLHQGFFPKGATGSSSPWPCSR; this is encoded by the coding sequence ATGAAAGACAACGGGCTGAAAAGGGGTTTAAGTTTTGTCCAGGTCGTCGCGATTTCCTCTGGAGCCGTGATCGGCGGCTGGTTGGCGGAAGCGCCCTACTGGTTCCAGACGACGGGGGCCGGCGCGGCGTTCCTGTTCCCGCTGCTGGCGCTGCTGCTCGTTCCCGTGGGGCTGGCGTTCGGCGAGCTGTCGGCGATGCTGCCTTTCGCGGCCAGCACCGACGTGTGGACGTGCAACGCTTACAATAACAAAGCCGGCTTCGCCACGCAGTGGATGATGTTTCTGATCCAGGTCGTCGAGCCGCCGATGATGGCGTTCATTTTCGGCACGGCGATCAATCACTTCTATCCGCTGACGAACGATCAGATGATGATCATCGCCATGCTGTCCGTCACGCTGTGGTTCGTGCTTTCCAACTTCAACATCAGCCTGACCGGGCGGCTTTCCAACATCTTTTTCTTCGCGATGATCGTCATCTCGCTTGGCGTCTCGACGTCGTTCTTCCTGAGCGGGCACTGGAGCTTCGACAATATCCGCCTGCACCAGGGGTTCTTCCCCAAAGGGGCTACGGGATCTTCATCGCCATGGCCGTGTTCTCGCTGA
- a CDS encoding cysteine hydrolase, which translates to MKVNDRYCSFYYELDDDYCGIEIDRDRTALLIVDMQYHFLTRPKLDENSSEREKAYYAKWGCFYDRVEREVVPNNQKLLAAFRERNMFVSHARITGQLESGRERSLDQKATGYNELLLLPGMPSAEIVEPLKPAKNELVVMKTTDSALTGTSLRLMLHNCGIDTVVVTGVLTDQCVSGTVRSLADESFKVWLIEDACAASTREIQEHELSVLNNIYCHVVTTEELIGAL; encoded by the coding sequence ATGAAGGTGAACGATCGGTACTGTTCTTTCTACTATGAGCTGGACGACGACTACTGCGGTATCGAGATCGACCGGGACAGGACGGCGCTGCTCATCGTCGATATGCAGTATCATTTCCTCACTCGTCCGAAGTTGGACGAGAACTCGTCCGAGCGTGAAAAAGCCTACTATGCCAAATGGGGCTGCTTTTACGACCGGGTCGAAAGAGAAGTCGTCCCGAACAATCAAAAACTGCTGGCCGCTTTCAGGGAAAGGAACATGTTTGTTTCCCACGCGCGCATCACCGGTCAGCTCGAGAGCGGGCGCGAACGTTCTCTCGATCAAAAAGCGACCGGGTACAACGAACTGCTTCTGCTTCCCGGCATGCCTTCCGCCGAAATCGTCGAGCCTCTGAAGCCCGCCAAAAACGAGCTGGTCGTCATGAAGACGACCGACAGCGCCCTGACGGGGACTTCTCTGCGTCTGATGCTTCATAACTGCGGCATCGATACGGTGGTCGTCACCGGCGTTTTGACGGATCAGTGCGTTTCCGGAACGGTGCGCAGCCTTGCCGACGAGAGCTTCAAGGTTTGGCTGATCGAAGACGCTTGCGCCGCGTCGACCAGGGAGATCCAGGAACACGAACTTTCCGTACTGAACAACATTTACTGCCACGTCGTCACTACGGAAGAGCTTATCGGCGCTCTTTAA
- a CDS encoding response regulator: MHTVLIAEDEMIEREFLVNLLNRLEDFHVVAEAGDGRTAVELAFLHRPDVAFLDIRMPLLDGLAAAGKIKKALPQTFIVLNSAFAEFKYAQQGIDCGVDAYLLKPSSESEIFSLLRSRFTPRPLERDGQETFRSLLDAFPTEAAENFARALETKDGALCESVLSEIRASLGKNLSLNVYRLHVLNVLFDVMKACRLGSVSMSAADERLCDRILTRISQTPTMPEIADLANSCLDNILSAVRSSFRDSAAPIRRIVEFLDEHFREDVGAGDLKGLVFLSEDYVERLFRRTQRVSIQQYVNGKRLAEAERLLLQSRMTMQEISERSGFQNVSTFFRNFKKKYGLTPARYRKEKYRE; this comes from the coding sequence ATGCATACCGTACTGATTGCTGAAGATGAGATGATCGAGCGGGAATTTCTCGTAAATTTATTGAACCGCCTCGAAGATTTTCACGTCGTCGCGGAGGCCGGGGACGGGCGGACCGCCGTCGAATTGGCCTTTCTGCATCGTCCCGACGTCGCGTTTCTCGATATCCGCATGCCGCTGCTGGACGGCCTGGCCGCGGCGGGAAAGATCAAAAAAGCTTTGCCTCAAACGTTTATCGTGCTGAATTCGGCGTTTGCCGAATTCAAGTACGCGCAGCAAGGCATCGACTGCGGCGTCGACGCCTATCTGCTGAAGCCCTCGTCGGAAAGCGAGATATTTTCCCTGCTGCGTTCCCGTTTTACGCCGCGGCCTCTTGAACGCGACGGTCAGGAGACGTTCCGCTCTCTTCTGGACGCTTTTCCGACGGAAGCCGCCGAAAACTTCGCCCGAGCTTTGGAAACAAAGGACGGCGCGCTGTGCGAGAGCGTGCTGAGCGAGATCCGCGCTTCGCTTGGAAAGAACCTGAGTTTAAACGTTTATCGGCTGCACGTCCTCAACGTTCTGTTCGACGTCATGAAAGCGTGCCGTCTTGGCTCAGTTTCCATGAGCGCTGCTGATGAACGCCTGTGCGACCGGATCCTGACGCGCATTTCGCAGACGCCCACCATGCCGGAGATCGCCGATCTCGCCAATTCTTGCCTTGACAATATCCTTTCCGCCGTCAGAAGTTCTTTTCGCGATTCAGCCGCGCCGATACGGCGCATTGTGGAGTTCCTGGACGAACATTTCCGGGAAGACGTCGGCGCCGGCGATTTGAAAGGACTCGTCTTTTTGAGCGAAGACTACGTCGAGAGGCTGTTTCGCAGGACTCAGCGCGTTTCGATCCAGCAGTACGTCAACGGAAAACGTCTTGCAGAAGCCGAACGGCTTCTGCTACAAAGCAGGATGACAATGCAGGAGATTTCGGAACGCTCAGGATTTCAAAACGTATCGACATTCTTTCGGAATTTCAAAAAGAAATACGGCCTGACGCCCGCCCGGTACAGAAAGGAAAAATACCGTGAGTGA